One genomic window of Evansella cellulosilytica DSM 2522 includes the following:
- a CDS encoding DUF1328 family protein, giving the protein MLRWSIIFFIIAIIAAFFGFIGIAGAAIEIAKFIFYIFVVLFIISLIGSAIKR; this is encoded by the coding sequence ATGTTAAGATGGTCAATTATATTTTTTATCATTGCAATTATAGCAGCATTCTTCGGCTTTATTGGAATAGCTGGTGCAGCAATTGAAATTGCTAAATTTATATTCTATATTTTCGTCGTATTGTTTATCATTTCCCTCATTGGTAGTGCTATCAAAAGATAA